The Desulfovermiculus halophilus DSM 18834 DNA segment ACACCCTGCTCCGCGTTCATCTTTCGATGCCGCTCGTTTTCCACCTCGCTCAAGTTCAAGGCCACCGACCTGCATCCGTAGGTCTTGCTCAAATATCTGACGCTGCCGCCAATTCCGGCCCCCAGATCCAGGATCGTGGACTTGTCATTCAGGTAGGAGGCCAAGGCAGCCATTTTCTGCACCGTCCGCCGGCTGGCGTCGAAAATGCTGTCTTCAGGCAGACGGTAGGTGCCTATGTGCAGGTCCTCGCCTCCCCAAATGGTTGCGTAGAATATATCTGCATCGTGACTGTTGTAGTATTCCCTGGCTGTTTCCACGGCTTTTGATGTATCGCTCATAGCGGGTTTCCTCCTCTCTTGGCCTCCCTACTTGTAGGCGGAGGCGTATCGATCCCAGAACTGATCCACGGTAAACCGATGTTCCTGGGTGCCCTTGTGCTCGACGCAGAAGCTGGCGCAGGTGGCCCCTAGCTTTGCTGCCTCTGGAAGGTCCTTGTCCGTGCGCAGGCCCTTGATCAGCCCGGAGCGGAAGGCGTCCCCGCAACCGGTGGGATCCTGGGCGTCCTTGACCTTGACTGCTGGGATCCGCTGCTCCGAGTTTCGGTCGGTGACAATGCATCCTTCTTCACCCAGGGTGGTGACAATGGCTGAGCACAGATCGAGCAGGCCGTTCTTGTCCAGGCCGGTGGCTTCCATGATCAGGCTCAGCTCATAGTCGTTGGCGATCAGGATCCGGGAGCCCTGGATCATGGATGTGAGCTGGGCACCGGAAAAGGCCGGGATGTTCTGCCCCGGGTCGAAGATGAAGGGGATGCCCTTTTCCCGGTAGATTTCCGGGTATTTCTGCATGTCTTCCAGGTTTCCGGGGGAAACGATGGCCAACCCGGATCGGGTGTTGAATTCAGTGAACTGCCCGTTGGTGGACACGTTCATGGCCCCGGGATTAAAGGCCGTGATCTGGTTGTCGGAATGATCAGTAGTGATATAGGCACTGGCGGTCGGCGAATCTTGGACCACCTGGATCCCGTCCTGGCGTATTCCATGCTTGGTCAGCCATTTCTGGTAGCGCTCGAAGTCGCTGCCGGCGGTGGCTAAAATAGTGGCCTCCTCATCCAACAGGGCCAGGGAATAGGCGATATTCCCGGCTGTGCCCCCGAAGCGCTCCTCCAGGTCATTGACCAGGAAACAGACATTTAAGATGTGGAGCTTGTCGGGCAGGATATGGTTGGAGAATTTGTCCGGAAAATTCATGATCCGGTCATAGGCCAAGGAGCCGGAAATATATATGCTCATAGGTCTCTTCCCATGTTGGGGTGCAGGTTAATCGGGGTCATGCTCTGAGCCCAGAAGTCAAAAGGGACAGCGCCGCCCGTGATCTCGGCGGCGCTGTCCTTGCTGGGCTGTGCGGCTGGGCCTTAGCTGCCTAGACCTTGCAGGCTGTGCGCAGGTCCTTGGTTGCGTCGGTCTGCTCCCAGGAGAAGTTGGGGTTTTCCCGGCCGAAGTGACCGTAGCAGGAGGTGTCCTTGTAAATGGGCCGCTTCAGGTTCAGCCGCTCCAGAATGTAGTAGGGCCTGAGGTCGAAGACTTCCCGCACTGCGTTGGTCAGTGTGGTGTCGTCCACTTCGCCGGTGCCCCGGGCGGTGACCAGGACAGAAACCGGGTCGGCCATGCCGATGGCATAGGCCAGCTGCACCTCGCAGATCTCGGCCAGATCAGCGGCCACGACATTCTTGGCCACATAGCGGGCCATGTAGGCCGCGGAACGGTCCACCTTGGACGGGTCCTTGCCGGAGAAGGCACCGCCGCCGTGGCCGCCCATGCCGCCGTATGTATCCTGGATGATCTTCCGCCCGGTGACCCCGCAGTCCCCAAGGGGTCCGCCGACAACGAAGCGGCCGGTGGGGTTGATGAAGATGCGCAGCTTGTCGTCGATCAGGTCCTCGGGCAGGGTCTTGAGGATCACTTCCCGCTTGATTCCTTCCTTCAGGTCCTCATAGGAGACCTTGTCGTCGTGCTGGGAAGAGACAACCACATTGTCGATGCGCACCGGCCTGCCGTTTTCATACTCCATGGCCACCTGCGTTTTGCCGTCCGGACGCAGAAAGTCCAGGATCCCCTTCTTGCGGGTATAGGTCAGCCGGCGACTGAGCTTGTGGGCATAGTGAATGGGGGCGGGCATCAACGGTTCGGTTTCCTTGCAGGCGTAGCCGAACATCATGCCCTGGTCCCCGGCACCCTGTTCCTCGGGGCTCTTGCGGTCCACGCCCTGGGCGATGTCTGCGGACTGCTTGTCAATGGAGGAGATAACGGCGCATGTCTCCCAGTCGAAGCCCATGTCCGAGCTGTCGTAGCCGATTTCCTTGACTGTGTTTCTGGCAATCTGGGGAAAGTCGGCAAATCCGTTGGAGGTGATTTCCCCGGCCACAAAGACCAGGCCGGTGGTAACCAGGGTCTCGCAGGCGACCCGGGATTGGGGGTCTTGAACAATGAGGTTGTCCAGGATGGAGTCGGAGATCTTATCCGCCACCTTGTCTGGATGGCCTTCAGTTACTGATTCGGAAGTGAACATGTATTTTCCAGGGGTTCCAAACATCGTGTGCTCCTTCAGTTAGACGTTTGTTTTTCGGGCGCTCAGGCTGGTGAAGCCGTGCCCGAGAGAGTATGCATGGCCAGATGGGCCGTCCATGACATCAGCAACGAGATCTGGGCTGGCAGCATCCCTTTGCCGCCGGGGGAGAGTGAGGCTCTAAAGCCGGGGTGCATAGGCCGGCTTGAGATGGGGCGAAGGCTGAGGGCTCTATACTTCGTGTGTTCGTGCTGGATCCAGGTTGGGGTGGCTGGGTTTGAGCCAGCCTGTCCTGCTGCCTGCTCTCCTTCTGGCCCCACGATAGGGTGCAGACACAGCCCAGAAGAGTCTGCCAGGGCCCAAAGCCCTTCAAAATCAACCTGAATGTGAAGGCACTGTACAGACAGCGGAAAGCAATGTCAAGAAAAAGATATGCAAATATCAATTTATATTGATATGCCGTTCTCGGCTCGGGTCAATACGTATAGGACCAGGTTATGTACAATCCCTGGTGATCCGATCCGGCCCGGCTTTCAAAAGAGATGCGGGGAGTCAGCTGAATGTCCACCGTCACCCGGCCGGCATCGTCTTCCATGCCCTTTTCCACCTTAAAATAGATGTCCTCGGTCAGATACTTCCCGGCTCCCACGGTGACCCCTTGGGAGTCGGGATCATTGGACCCGGACTCGATGCTCAGCTCATCCAGACCCATGTTTTTCCGCAGACTGGTCATGAATCCTCCGCTCCCGCCGCTGGTCAGGGTGCGGACGGCCCAGGCCAGCTTGACCGCCTGCAAGGGGGTTATTTGGCTTAAGTTTCGGTTGAAGAGGATCCGGGCCAGGATCTCGTCTCGAGGCAAGGCGGGTTCGGAGCTCAGCTCGATGCTTGGCTCCGTGGCCTGCCCGGAGATGTTCACCTTGGCCAGGAGGTCGTTGACCTGGGTGCTGGCCACCAGCTTGAGTTCAGGCTGCGGCGGGAACCGGGACAAGAAGGTGATCCGTCCCTCATCCAGGCTGAATCGTTTGGTCAACAGGTCCAGATGTCCGCGCATGACCTGCACAAACCCGGAGATCTGAGGCTCAGAGGCTGCTCCCTGGATGCGGAGCTCCCCGTTCCATTCCGAGTCCAGCCCCCGGCCCCGGACGTAGCATCCACCGGGGATGTCCACGCGGATGTCCAGGGATGTGTTCTGGGCAAAGGACGGAGGGGCTTTGTCCTGAGTTTGCTTTTGTTCCTGTCTTTTTTCGCCCTCCCGGACAATGGTCAAGCCTTCCAGACCGGCCGGGGCCGGGTTGGGGATGCCGATATCCACCGGGAAGAGCTTGATGTCGCCCTGAATATCGGCCCCTGCTGTGGTTCCGCTCAGTCCGAGATTTCCGCTGATCCCCGCCGTGGCCGTATCCATCCGGACCAACTCAGCCTGGGAGAACTCTGTCTGCAGGCTGTAGGCGAGATCGGTGTCCGGGGCAAAGTCGCATGTCCCAGAGGCCCGGATGGTGCCGTCTTCGCCGTCTGTTGCTTCCAGCCGCTTCAGGCTGGCCTGATAGCCGCTGAGCTGTACGGCGGCCCGCAGATCCTGAAGCAGGGTTCCGGAGGAGTAGTTCTCCAAGCGGCCCTTTGTGAGCTCTATGCTGCCCTCCACCGGCGGCTGGGGCAGATTGCCCGAGGCCCGCAGGTCAAGGGTGACAATCCCGGCCAGGTCCTGGCCCTCCATGGGAAGAAAGGTGGACAGCAGGCCTAGGTCTATGCGGCCCTGGAGATCTGCGCTCAGGCTGTTGCCAAGGCGAAAGCCTGCCGGCTGCAAAGAGAGGGCCAGCGGCAGGTCCAGGTCGGCGTGCAGGTCCAGGTCCTCCCCTCCCTGGATCGCAATCCGGGTCGAGAGGTGCTTTGAGGCCACAGAACCGTCGGCCTGAATCTGCATGCCCGGCCGGTCTTCGGCCTGGCCCAGCTTTGAATAAAGCTCTGCTATCTTGAGATCATAGCGTATCCGGGGTTCAGCAAGAGAGCCAGATACCCGGGCTTGGAAATTGGCATTCCCGACCAGGCCAAAGCCGGGAGGCAGGGGGAGCAGGCTCAAGTCCAGCCCCTGGGCCCGGAGAGATCCCTGCACCGCGGTATCTTCGGTCTGAGCCGTGAGCCGGATCGTCCCCGGCCCAAGCCGCAGCTCAGGCCAGGAAAGACTGCCGCCGGCTGTATGGACTTCCGCCTGCACGGCCTGGACCCAGGAAAAGGGGAGATCACCATATCTGCCTTCACCCTGGGGCAAGGCAACCAGCAGGGTGTCTTCTTCCCGGCGTAAGCGGAAGGTGTTGACCAGCTCCAGGTCCTCCCCCAGAGAGCCGTTCATTTCCAGTCTGCCTGTGGCCAGGCCCTGGCTGCCCTTCGCCGTGAGGTTCAGGTTGTGCACCCGGTTGGTCCCGAAGGCGATCCGTTCTCCCCGAAGGGTCATGCTGCCTGCGAGGGTCTTGGGGTCCTCCAGTTCGGCCCGGAAATCAAGGGCGGCCACCCGGGCCCCGGCAGCCTCAAGATCCGTGATCCGTCCGGATGCGGAGAGTCTGGGTTCAGTCCATGGCCCGTTCAGGGAAGCGGAGAGGGAAAGCCCCCCCTGAACCGGAACCTGGAAAAAGGACTGCAGGGCTGCGGCCTGTTTAACCCGCAAGCGCAGATCGGCGAGCAGTTCCCGGGCCTTGGTGTCCAGCTCGGCTGAGGCCCGAAGAGTGCTTTGGGGGCCATCCAGGTCGAGGTCATCCAGGTGCATAACCCCGCCGGCAAAACGGATGCCGGAGCGAAGATGCAGCCTGTCTGTGTTCCGGGACAGTTTGAGGTCAAAATCTCCGTCCACTTCCGGGAGCTGGGGACGTATCTGGCCCGCGAAACCGGCCT contains these protein-coding regions:
- a CDS encoding translocation/assembly module TamB domain-containing protein produces the protein MKITALPWNKLLILALALPLALLLILFTALQTSPVKDFITRTVNTLDPGGLNVEIKNLHGLLPFQIRVDRLTCSDARGEFIDIHRLKLDLRPWSLSQGGPGIDLLSVQKCSFTRLPEIPPGQDQVPEQSETEAGGHFSSPVPLYVRKLVVDRLSLGQELLGQRAELSMDIQAAAQSASDWDLNCSVQELDTPGLMLQAAAGMHGQDSRLELDLSFQDRPDGLALGRLGLPISEPLRVDVRGSGPLANWSGTVGMNLAETSLAAAQLDLNLGRKRFEVTAGAEIFPTPLLPPGLSPLAPELDRIDLQLHAEADQSLSRIELSRLRLSSRLARIDLQGRSDLKARTADVSGSVRLPDLASFQPLLPMPLTGAASLDLGVSGGFSRPDLALDLRLTELTGLPHPAGKLIGPELTMHSDLGLQAGNRLSLDSLRISGQQIGFTARGALGLADQNLTAAWRLQGPDLAALDLGDIAGEVTAAGQLNGTVRDAAADISVQVDNLTGSGLRPSRLKAGFAGQIRPQLPEVDGDFDLKLSRNTDRLHLRSGIRFAGGVMHLDDLDLDGPQSTLRASAELDTKARELLADLRLRVKQAAALQSFFQVPVQGGLSLSASLNGPWTEPRLSASGRITDLEAAGARVAALDFRAELEDPKTLAGSMTLRGERIAFGTNRVHNLNLTAKGSQGLATGRLEMNGSLGEDLELVNTFRLRREEDTLLVALPQGEGRYGDLPFSWVQAVQAEVHTAGGSLSWPELRLGPGTIRLTAQTEDTAVQGSLRAQGLDLSLLPLPPGFGLVGNANFQARVSGSLAEPRIRYDLKIAELYSKLGQAEDRPGMQIQADGSVASKHLSTRIAIQGGEDLDLHADLDLPLALSLQPAGFRLGNSLSADLQGRIDLGLLSTFLPMEGQDLAGIVTLDLRASGNLPQPPVEGSIELTKGRLENYSSGTLLQDLRAAVQLSGYQASLKRLEATDGEDGTIRASGTCDFAPDTDLAYSLQTEFSQAELVRMDTATAGISGNLGLSGTTAGADIQGDIKLFPVDIGIPNPAPAGLEGLTIVREGEKRQEQKQTQDKAPPSFAQNTSLDIRVDIPGGCYVRGRGLDSEWNGELRIQGAASEPQISGFVQVMRGHLDLLTKRFSLDEGRITFLSRFPPQPELKLVASTQVNDLLAKVNISGQATEPSIELSSEPALPRDEILARILFNRNLSQITPLQAVKLAWAVRTLTSGGSGGFMTSLRKNMGLDELSIESGSNDPDSQGVTVGAGKYLTEDIYFKVEKGMEDDAGRVTVDIQLTPRISFESRAGSDHQGLYITWSYTY
- a CDS encoding carbohydrate kinase family protein, with the protein product MSIYISGSLAYDRIMNFPDKFSNHILPDKLHILNVCFLVNDLEERFGGTAGNIAYSLALLDEEATILATAGSDFERYQKWLTKHGIRQDGIQVVQDSPTASAYITTDHSDNQITAFNPGAMNVSTNGQFTEFNTRSGLAIVSPGNLEDMQKYPEIYREKGIPFIFDPGQNIPAFSGAQLTSMIQGSRILIANDYELSLIMEATGLDKNGLLDLCSAIVTTLGEEGCIVTDRNSEQRIPAVKVKDAQDPTGCGDAFRSGLIKGLRTDKDLPEAAKLGATCASFCVEHKGTQEHRFTVDQFWDRYASAYK
- the metK gene encoding methionine adenosyltransferase; the protein is MFGTPGKYMFTSESVTEGHPDKVADKISDSILDNLIVQDPQSRVACETLVTTGLVFVAGEITSNGFADFPQIARNTVKEIGYDSSDMGFDWETCAVISSIDKQSADIAQGVDRKSPEEQGAGDQGMMFGYACKETEPLMPAPIHYAHKLSRRLTYTRKKGILDFLRPDGKTQVAMEYENGRPVRIDNVVVSSQHDDKVSYEDLKEGIKREVILKTLPEDLIDDKLRIFINPTGRFVVGGPLGDCGVTGRKIIQDTYGGMGGHGGGAFSGKDPSKVDRSAAYMARYVAKNVVAADLAEICEVQLAYAIGMADPVSVLVTARGTGEVDDTTLTNAVREVFDLRPYYILERLNLKRPIYKDTSCYGHFGRENPNFSWEQTDATKDLRTACKV